In a genomic window of Phacochoerus africanus isolate WHEZ1 chromosome 6, ROS_Pafr_v1, whole genome shotgun sequence:
- the RHOC gene encoding rho-related GTP-binding protein RhoC: protein MAAIRKKLVIVGDGACGKTCLLIVFSKDQFPEVYVPTVFENYIADIEVDGKQVELALWDTAGQEDYDRLRPLSYPDTDVILMCFSIDSPDSLENIPEKWTPEVKHFCPNVPIILVGNKKDLRQDEHTRRELAKMKQEPVRSEEGRDMANRISAFGYLECSAKTKEGVREVFEMATRAGLQVRKNKRRRGCPIL, encoded by the exons ATGGCTGCCATCCGAAAGAAGCTAGTGATTGTGGGGGATGGGGCCTGTGGGAAGACCTGTCTCCTCATCGTCTTCAGCAAGGATCAGTTCCCAGAGGTCTACGTCCCCACCGTCTTTGAGAATTACATCGCAGACATCGAGGTGGACGGCAAGCAG GTGGAGCTGGCCCTGTGGGACACAGCAGGGCAGGAAGACTATGATCGCCTGCGGCCTCTCTCCTACCCGGACACTGACGTCATCCTCATGTGCTTCTCCATTGACAGCCCCGACAGTCTGG AAAACATCCCTGAGAAGTGGACCCCGGAAGTGAAGCACTTCTGCCCCAATGTGCCCATCATCCTAGTGGGAAATAAGAAGGACCTGAGGCAAGATGAGCACACACGGAGGGAGCTGGCCAAGATGAAGCAG GAGCCTGTTCGATCTGAGGAGGGCCGGGACATGGCAAACCGGATCAGTGCCTTTGGCTACCTTGAGTGCTCAGCCAAGACCAAGGAGGGGGTGCGGGAGGTGTTTGAGATGGCCACTCGGGCTGGCCTCCAGGTCCGCAAGAATAAGCGCCGGAGAGGCTGCCCCATTCTCTGA